In the Harmonia axyridis chromosome 3, icHarAxyr1.1, whole genome shotgun sequence genome, one interval contains:
- the LOC123674841 gene encoding peptidylprolyl isomerase domain and WD repeat-containing protein 1 produces MSESIGHSNNTQKRIAENEDSNDLIGPSLSECSLPKKRKILPFEHLYIENLPTAESYEKSYMHRDIITHCFVTATDFIITASCDGHIKFWKKMEQGIEFVKHFRSHLGPITKAAVNVEGTLFCSASSDKSLKIFDVVNFDMINMIRLDYSPSIVEWIHSPGDAIHALAVCDHDTPKIYVYDGKADATPLQILDKIHSKPVCLIKYNNKYDIVISVEKGGILEYWSGLKQNYAFPKNIAFDSKLDTDLYEFAKNKTVPTGLAFSPDGTRFATISLDRRIRIFNFISGKLIKVIDESLPRFTELQQKTQQLPNMEFGRRMAVERDLEKSEAFSLANIVFDESGNFLMYATLLGIKLVNLYSNKCVKIIGKNENLRILHIAIYQGSAKKSKAAVTFEIEASNNPTLDAIKPDPTLVCTAYKKSRFYLFSKREPDEVGVDQDRDVFNEKPSKEDTFAAMDEPIQQRLYENAIIHTVFGDIHCKLFMKDTPKTVENFCVHSKNSYYNGHIFHRVIKGFMIQTGDPTGNGTGGESIWGGEFEDEIKSHLRHDRPYTLSMANSGPNTNGSQFFITLTPTPWLDNKHTVFGRVVKGMEVVQNISNVKTNAKTDKPFDDIRIVSISVK; encoded by the exons ATGtctgaaagtattggccattcGAATAACACCCAGAAACGAATTGCTGAGAATGAAGACTCAAATGATCTTATTGGACCTTCCTTATCAGAATGTTCACTCCCTAAGAAGAGAAAAATTTTACCTTTTGAACATTTATATATAGAAAATTTGCCAACAGCAGAATCCTATGAAAAAAGTTATATGCATAGGGATATTATAACACACTGTTTTGTAACCGCAACTGATTTCATTATTACTGCTAGTTGTGATGGACacatcaaattttggaaaaagatgGAACAAGGAATTGAATTTGTTAAACATTTTAGGAGTCATTTAG GTCCAATCACAAAAGCTGCTGTGAATGTTGAAGGAACTTTATTCTGCTCAGCATCTTCAGACAAATCTCTCAAAATTTTTGATGTTGTAAATTTTGATATGATCAATATGATACGTTTAGACTATTCCCCATCAATAGTGGAGTGGATCCATTCACCTGGTGATGCTATTCATGCTTTAGCAGTTTGTGATCATGATACGCCTAAAATATATGTTTATGATGGAAAAGCAGATGCTACACCTCTGCAAATTTTAGATAAAATTCATAGTAAACCTGTGTGTCTGATCAAGTATAACAATAAATATGATATTGTTATATCAGTTGAAAAAGGAGGAATATTAG AGTATTGGTCAGGACTGAAGCAAAATTATGCATTTCCAAAAAATATCGCATTTGATTCTAAACTGGACACAGATCTTTATGAATTTGCCAAGAATAAGACGGTACCTACCGGACTTGCCTTCTCACCTGATGGAACTAGATTTGCTACTATCTCCTTAGATAGGAGAATAAGGATCTTCAATTTCATATCGGGAAAATTA ATCAAAGTAATTGATGAGAGTCTTCCAAGATTCACAGAGTTACAGCAAAAGACGCAGCAGTTGCCAAATATGGAATTTGGTCGTCGGATGGCAGTAGAACGAGATTTGGAAAAATCGGAAGCGTTCAGTTTAGCCAATATCGTTTTTGACGAAAGTGGAAACTTCTTAATGTATGCAACATTACTAGGAATCAAATTAGTCAACTTGTATTCAAACAAATGCGTCAAAATTAtaggaaaaaatgaaaacctGAGGATATTGCACATAGCAATATATCAAG GATCAGCAAAAAAGTCCAAAGCAGCTGTAACATTCGAGATAGAAGCCTCCAATAACCCGACACTGGATGCCATAAAGCCAGATCCTACATTAGTTTGTACAGCTTACAAAAAATCTCGGTTTTACCTCTTTTCCAAACGTGAACCGGATGAAGTTGGAGTGGATCAAGATCGTGATGTGTTCAATGAGAAACCATCCAAAGAAGATACTTTTGCTGCCATGGATGAACCAATCCAACAAAGACTTTATGAAAACGCAATTATCCACACTGTTTTTGGTGATATCCATTGTAAATTGTTCATGAAAGATACTCCGAAGACTGTGGAAAACTTTTGTGTGCACAGCAAGAATAGTTATTACAATGGACACATCTTTCATAGAGTTATTAAAGGTTTCATGATACAAACTGGAGATCCTACTGGTAATGGTACTGGCGGCGAAAGCATTTGGGGAGGAGAATTCGAAGATGAGATAAAATCTCACTTGAGGCACGACAGACCTTACACCTTATCTATGGCGAATTCTGGTCCTAACACTAACGGAAGTCAGTTTTTTATCACCCTTACTCCTACGCCTTGGTTAGATAATAAACACACAGTATTTGGAAGAGTTGTGAAAGGAATGGAGGTTGTTCAGAATATAAGTAATGTAAAAACCAATGCAAAGACTGATAAACCTTTCGATGATATAAGAATTGTTTCTATAAGTGTAAAATGA
- the LOC123675505 gene encoding uncharacterized protein LOC123675505, producing MSRQAKFDYLKNCKRCFNCLGLHNFEYCASKNSCRLCKSTRHHTSLHPDNQSVNQSDNLSDIPNNNSLHIERKVSESESATPNDIINSYHINKKSICVGQVLLGTVQARIESADGTKLQVRAVLDPGSQISAISQKLVKKLGLKINSINMSISGIGQTNAQPLGLIDCKLYPRTGLEYLQVHAVVLPEINNNIPSAPLSQEIIKHFEHLNLADETSHISQPIDILLGADTYSIVFERDGRISSPGYPTAVNTFFGWTIIGPINEMCSSKKSVLLTQSDLSEQMQKCWSLEEVGETNIIDPVDDYVEKHFVSTHFRDESGRYVVSLPFKLDNPNPVLSFNSKRSLKSYFSLENRLMKDEASLNLYNDFMSEYLKLNHMSRAKTSNSYVIPHHVVRTDSSSTTKLRVVFNASDLDSLGKSLNDMLLGGPKLQKYIQIILLSFRMYPIVICADIEKMFRQILVCPSDRKFQHIYWRSSPDQPVTEFELNTVTYGLKPSAFLALRVLKQLVFDEGKDFPRASKVLDDDIYVDDILTGAFNVQEAIELRDELQEMLKKGGFSLKKFSSNCLDILNDLPPDHIEAKLDFNDDSMGIKILGLSWIPAVDSFVFNVNEFNEKPSKRSILSYIARIFDPVGFLSPIVISMKLLIQKLWSEKHDMDDPLSDACHGDWSRIVNEIQLLSNIKIPRSIISAPESSVILAGFCDASEKAYAATIYISVKFKNHIYAHLWIAKTKVAPLKTLSIPRLELSAAVLLTKLVKVILENVFPVPISEVRLFCDSQIVLSWIKTPPHRLKTFIANRVVAINDYVPGASWHHIQTDSNPADLPSRGLTPQQFMNPEIQKFWFHGPEFLSMPVINWPTPFVNSDIETCLLPELKPSLHVAIATKPTTNQFINILDTFSSLNRLKTVFAYVRRFTYNCLNSKTRLSGPLSQAELKEALHSIILITQNHHFDQLSQSLS from the coding sequence ATGTCGAGGCAAGCTAAAtttgattatttaaaaaactgCAAACGTTGCTTCAACTGTCTTGGACTTCACAATTTTGAATACTGTGCTTCCAAAAATTCATGTAGACTATGCAAATCAACTCGTCACCATACTAGCCTCCATCCAGATAATCAATCTGTCAATCAGTCAGATAATCTATCTGACATCCCGAACAATAACAGCCTCCACATTGAAAGAAAAGTTTCGGAATCTGAATCTGCTACCCCCAATGATATTATCAATTCATATCATATCAATAAGAAGTCTATTTGTGTTGGACAAGTGCTTCTTGGTACTGTTCAAGCTAGAATTGAATCTGCTGACGGTACAAAGCTCCAAGTTAGGGCTGTGTTAGATCCAGGGTCTCAAATTTCTGCTATCAGTcagaaactggtgaaaaaattgggtttaaaaattaattcaatcaatatGTCTATTTCTGGTATTGGTCAGACCAATGCGCAACCATTAGGTTTAATAGATTGCAAGTTGTATCCCAGAACGGGATTGGAGTACTTGCAAGTACACGCTGTTGTATTACCTGAAATTAACAACAATATACCTTCTGCCCCTTTGTCACAGGAAATAATTAAACATTTCGAGCACTTGAATTTGGCTGACGAAACATCTCATATTTCTCAACCCATAGATATTCTCCTAGGTGCTGATACTTATTCTATCGTTTTTGAACGTGACGGTCGTATTTCGTCTCCTGGATATCCTACTGCCGTAAATACATTTTTCGGTTGGACAATCATAGGTCCCATAAATGAAATGTGTTCTTCTAAGAAGTCAGTACTTTTGACTCAATCTGATCTCAGCGAACAGATGCAAAAATGTTGGTCGTTGGAAGAAGTTGGAGAAACTAATATTATAGATCCTGTAGATGATTACGTGGAAAAACATTTCGTATCTACTCATTTTCGTGACGAAAGTGGTCGCTATGTAGTGTCATTACCATTCAAGTTGGATAATCCAAATCCAGTGCTTTCTTTTAATTCAAAAAGATCATTGAAATCTTACTTCTCTCTCGAAAATCGATTGATGAAAGACGAAGCTTCCTTGAATTTATATAACGACTTTATgtcagaatatttgaaattgaatcatATGTCACGTGCCAAAACTTCCAATAGTTATGTGATACCGCATCATGTTGTTCGTACAGACTCTAGCTCAACCACGAAGCTGCGAGTTGTATTTAACGCCTCAGATTTAGATAGTTTGGGTAAATCGTTGAATGATATGTTGTTGGGAGGTCCCAAATTacagaaatatattcaaataattttgctTTCATTCAGAATGTATCCTATCGTAATTTGTGCAGATATAGAGAAAATGTTCAGACAAATTCTAGTATGTCCTTCAGACCGCAAATTTCAACATATATATTGGCGTTCATCCCCAGATCAGCCTGTAACAGAATTCGAATTGAACACTGTCACTTATGGTTTGAAACCTTCGGCGTTCTTGGCTTTACGAGTGTTGAAACAACTCGTATTTGACGAGGGAAAAGATTTTCCTAGAGCATCTAAAGTTTTAGATGATGATATATATGTCGATGACATTTTAACCGGTGCCTTTAATGTTCAGGAAGCTATCGAACTGCGTGATGAGCTTCAGGAAATGTTGAAGAAAGGcggattttctttgaaaaagttttcgaGCAACTGTCTCGATATTTTGAATGACCTGCCCCCTGATCATATTGAGGCTAAGTTAGATTTTAACGATGATAGCATGGGAATAAAAATTTTGGGTTTGAGTTGGATTCCAGCGGTAGATTCTTTCGTTTTTAATGtaaatgaattcaatgaaaaaccaaGTAAACGTTCAATTTTATCCTACATTGCACGTATATTCGATCCAGTGGGCTTTTTATCACCTATTGTAATTTCAATGAAGCttttaatacaaaaattatgGTCGGAAAAACATGATATGGATGACCCCCTGTCAGATGCTTGTCATGGTGACTGGTCGAGAATAGTGAATGAAATTCAGTTGctatcaaatattaaaattccaCGGTCTATTATTTCTGCTCCTGAAAGTAGCGTTATATTAGCGGGATTTTGTGATGCTTCCGAGAAAGCTTACGCAGCCACTATATACATATCCGTAAAATTCAAGAATCACATATACGCCCATCTTTGGATTGCAAAAACCAAAGTGGCTCCATTGAAAACTCTGTCTATTCCTCGACTGGAACTATCTGCTGCAGTCTTGTTGACCAAACTGGTCAAGGTTATTTTGGAAAATGTATTTCCAGTGCCAATTTCTGAGGTTCGTTTATTTTGCGACTCTCAAATTGTCCTTTCATGGATAAAAACCCCGCCTCATAGGCTCAAAACGTTTATTGCAAATCGAGTAGTCGCAATAAACGATTATGTTCCGGGTGCTTCATGGCATCATATCCAAACGGATTCCAACCCCGCCGATTTGCCTTCACGAGGTCTCACCCCTCAACAGTTCATGAACccggaaattcaaaaattttggtttcatgGTCCTGAATTTCTGTCGATGCCTGTTATTAATTGGCCAACACCCTTTGTCAATTCTGACATTGAAACTTGCTTATTACCTGAGTTGAAACCAAGTCTTCATGTTGCAATTGCAACCAAACCTACAACTAAccaatttataaatattttggaTACCTTTTCAAGTTTGAATAGGCTGAAAACAGTATTTGCTTACGTTAGGAGATTCACTTATAATTGTCTGAATTCGAAAACACGTTTGTCTGGTCCACTTTCACAAGCTGAGCTCAAAGAAGCTCtacattccattattttgatTACTCAAAATCACCACTTTGATCAATTGAGTCAGagtttatcataa
- the LOC123674791 gene encoding fasciclin-3 isoform X2, with translation MEKAKILSLLVQMVVGLSLFQGFLCARVEITPSVILVLPGHNVTFVCRVAERLQYCRVEIPGEDSKNLNPDIPSSGNVKYYGLGLESGQCGFTINSVSERNNGMIKCTLGIPRESQESVGTMQLIVAKPPQVPVMEVSKGSDNVGVYKIHDTIHASCSVNDGRPAANISWFLDDIPILEDLSMPTIVEIAKENFQSKSQNLTRQLRASDNGKRLRCVAQHPAYPNGQQETSRQLDVVYPPQPLKNPLEQFGYIIGQQGVISITIEANPKPKIEWFVAEQNIKEGNSDSTGRIDAQPIIELEQGRYEVNLRMAAVQKEDTEKEYILAAQNQIGRQEYHVRISTNPEPEGLELGLGSLVGIVVAICILLMAVFLLIFAKTTGRWCFSGPLERQLGESDTESADGRPKDSKRNLIPIRLSNYFKKEKNMEHMQNKEDEVKIEEVDDPTRVPLDTTLATEQETNKDNKEGVVYAELDLISPGVKAVVKNDNDKTEYAEILYAPKEEDNK, from the exons GATTCCTGTGTGCACGAGTGGAAATAACACCCAGCGTTATTTTGGTTCTGCCAGGCCACAATGTAACATTTGTCTGTAGGGTGGCAGAACGTCTTCAATACTGCAGAGTCGAGATCCCAGGAGAAGACAGCAAGAATTTGAATCCTGACATACCATCATCAGGAAAT GTGAAATACTACGGACTTGGCTTAGAGAGTGGACAATGCGGATTTACAATCAATAGTGTTTCGGAAAGAAACAATGGTATGATCAAGTGCACGCTAGGAATTCCAAGAGAGTCTCAAGAATCAGTTGGAACAATGCAACTCATCGTTGCCA AACCTCCACAAGTACCAGTTATGGAAGTGAGCAAAGGATCTGATAACGTCGGAGTTTACAAAATTCATGATACTATCCACGCTTCTTGTTCAGTCAACGATGGAAGACCTGCAGCTAATATTTCTTGGTTCTTAG ACGATATACCTATCTTGGAAGACCTGAGTATGCCAACAATTGTAGAGATAGCCAAGGAGAATTTCCAATCCAAATCACAGAACCTCACCAGACAGCTGAGAGCATCGGACAACGGTAAAAGGTTGAGATGCGTAGCTCAACATCCTGCTTATCCCAATGGACAACAAGAAACAAGCAGGCAACTGGACGTTGTAT ATCCACCACAACCTTTGAAGAACCCATTGGAGCAGTTTGGATATATCATAGGACAACAAGGTGTCATTTCCATAACAATCGAAGCAAATCCTAAGCCAAAGATCGAGTGGTTTGTTGCTGAGCAGAATATCAAAGAGGGAAACAGTGACAGCACCGGAAGGATAGATGCGCAGCCTATTATAGAATTG GAACAAGGTCGTTACGAGGTGAACTTGAGGATGGCCGCAGTGCAAAAAGAAGACACCGAGAAAGAATACATCCTTGCCGCCCAGAATCAAATTGGTCGTCAAGAGTACCATGTGAGAATTTCAACGAATCCTGAACCAGAAG gtTTGGAATTAGGGCTCGGATCCTTAGTCGGAATCGTCGTAGCAATCTGTATCCTACTAATGGCagtttttctattaattttcgCTAAAACCACGGGAAGATGGTGTTTTTCTG GGCCATTAGAGAGACAATTGGGAGAATC TGATACTGAAAGTGCTGATGGTCGTCCAAAAGATTCGAAACGTAATTTAATCCCTATAAGACTCAGTAATTACTTCAAAAAAGAGAAAAACATGGAACATATGCAGAACAAAGAAGATGAGGTCAAAATTGAGGAAGTTGATGATCCTACTAGAGTTCCACTAGACACTACACTTGCAACAGAACAAGAAACTAATAAAGATAATAAAGAGGGAGTTGTGTACGCAGAATTGGACTTAATTAGCCCTGGAGTTAAAGCTGTAGTGAAAAATGATAATGACAAAACGGAGTATGCTGAAATCCTCTACGCACCTaaagaagaagataataaatag
- the LOC123674791 gene encoding fasciclin-3 isoform X1 produces the protein MEKAKILSLLVQMVVGLSLFQGFLCARVEITPSVILVLPGHNVTFVCRVAERLQYCRVEIPGEDSKNLNPDIPSSGNVKYYGLGLESGQCGFTINSVSERNNGMIKCTLGIPRESQESVGTMQLIVAKPPQVPVMEVSKGSDNVGVYKIHDTIHASCSVNDGRPAANISWFLDDIPILEDLSMPTIVEIAKENFQSKSQNLTRQLRASDNGKRLRCVAQHPAYPNGQQETSRQLDVVYPPQPLKNPLEQFGYIIGQQGVISITIEANPKPKIEWFVAEQNIKEGNSDSTGRIDAQPIIELEQGRYEVNLRMAAVQKEDTEKEYILAAQNQIGRQEYHVRISTNPEPEGLELGLGSLVGIVVAICILLMAVFLLIFAKTTGRWCFSGPLERQLGESSDTESADGRPKDSKRNLIPIRLSNYFKKEKNMEHMQNKEDEVKIEEVDDPTRVPLDTTLATEQETNKDNKEGVVYAELDLISPGVKAVVKNDNDKTEYAEILYAPKEEDNK, from the exons GATTCCTGTGTGCACGAGTGGAAATAACACCCAGCGTTATTTTGGTTCTGCCAGGCCACAATGTAACATTTGTCTGTAGGGTGGCAGAACGTCTTCAATACTGCAGAGTCGAGATCCCAGGAGAAGACAGCAAGAATTTGAATCCTGACATACCATCATCAGGAAAT GTGAAATACTACGGACTTGGCTTAGAGAGTGGACAATGCGGATTTACAATCAATAGTGTTTCGGAAAGAAACAATGGTATGATCAAGTGCACGCTAGGAATTCCAAGAGAGTCTCAAGAATCAGTTGGAACAATGCAACTCATCGTTGCCA AACCTCCACAAGTACCAGTTATGGAAGTGAGCAAAGGATCTGATAACGTCGGAGTTTACAAAATTCATGATACTATCCACGCTTCTTGTTCAGTCAACGATGGAAGACCTGCAGCTAATATTTCTTGGTTCTTAG ACGATATACCTATCTTGGAAGACCTGAGTATGCCAACAATTGTAGAGATAGCCAAGGAGAATTTCCAATCCAAATCACAGAACCTCACCAGACAGCTGAGAGCATCGGACAACGGTAAAAGGTTGAGATGCGTAGCTCAACATCCTGCTTATCCCAATGGACAACAAGAAACAAGCAGGCAACTGGACGTTGTAT ATCCACCACAACCTTTGAAGAACCCATTGGAGCAGTTTGGATATATCATAGGACAACAAGGTGTCATTTCCATAACAATCGAAGCAAATCCTAAGCCAAAGATCGAGTGGTTTGTTGCTGAGCAGAATATCAAAGAGGGAAACAGTGACAGCACCGGAAGGATAGATGCGCAGCCTATTATAGAATTG GAACAAGGTCGTTACGAGGTGAACTTGAGGATGGCCGCAGTGCAAAAAGAAGACACCGAGAAAGAATACATCCTTGCCGCCCAGAATCAAATTGGTCGTCAAGAGTACCATGTGAGAATTTCAACGAATCCTGAACCAGAAG gtTTGGAATTAGGGCTCGGATCCTTAGTCGGAATCGTCGTAGCAATCTGTATCCTACTAATGGCagtttttctattaattttcgCTAAAACCACGGGAAGATGGTGTTTTTCTG GGCCATTAGAGAGACAATTGGGAGAATC aagTGATACTGAAAGTGCTGATGGTCGTCCAAAAGATTCGAAACGTAATTTAATCCCTATAAGACTCAGTAATTACTTCAAAAAAGAGAAAAACATGGAACATATGCAGAACAAAGAAGATGAGGTCAAAATTGAGGAAGTTGATGATCCTACTAGAGTTCCACTAGACACTACACTTGCAACAGAACAAGAAACTAATAAAGATAATAAAGAGGGAGTTGTGTACGCAGAATTGGACTTAATTAGCCCTGGAGTTAAAGCTGTAGTGAAAAATGATAATGACAAAACGGAGTATGCTGAAATCCTCTACGCACCTaaagaagaagataataaatag
- the LOC123674791 gene encoding fasciclin-3 isoform X3, whose translation MEKAKILSLLVQMVVGLSLFQGFLCARVEITPSVILVLPGHNVTFVCRVAERLQYCRVEIPGEDSKNLNPDIPSSGNVKYYGLGLESGQCGFTINSVSERNNGMIKCTLGIPRESQESVGTMQLIVAKPPQVPVMEVSKGSDNVGVYKIHDTIHASCSVNDGRPAANISWFLDDIPILEDLSMPTIVEIAKENFQSKSQNLTRQLRASDNGKRLRCVAQHPAYPNGQQETSRQLDVVYPPQPLKNPLEQFGYIIGQQGVISITIEANPKPKIEWFVAEQNIKEGNSDSTGRIDAQPIIELEQGRYEVNLRMAAVQKEDTEKEYILAAQNQIGRQEYHVRISTNPEPEGLELGLGSLVGIVVAICILLMAVFLLIFAKTTGRWCFSGGATVIDYTSENGTRQGQDGISGDGVDNPHHQVSQEYINGNDLPIKKDEKINTQV comes from the exons GATTCCTGTGTGCACGAGTGGAAATAACACCCAGCGTTATTTTGGTTCTGCCAGGCCACAATGTAACATTTGTCTGTAGGGTGGCAGAACGTCTTCAATACTGCAGAGTCGAGATCCCAGGAGAAGACAGCAAGAATTTGAATCCTGACATACCATCATCAGGAAAT GTGAAATACTACGGACTTGGCTTAGAGAGTGGACAATGCGGATTTACAATCAATAGTGTTTCGGAAAGAAACAATGGTATGATCAAGTGCACGCTAGGAATTCCAAGAGAGTCTCAAGAATCAGTTGGAACAATGCAACTCATCGTTGCCA AACCTCCACAAGTACCAGTTATGGAAGTGAGCAAAGGATCTGATAACGTCGGAGTTTACAAAATTCATGATACTATCCACGCTTCTTGTTCAGTCAACGATGGAAGACCTGCAGCTAATATTTCTTGGTTCTTAG ACGATATACCTATCTTGGAAGACCTGAGTATGCCAACAATTGTAGAGATAGCCAAGGAGAATTTCCAATCCAAATCACAGAACCTCACCAGACAGCTGAGAGCATCGGACAACGGTAAAAGGTTGAGATGCGTAGCTCAACATCCTGCTTATCCCAATGGACAACAAGAAACAAGCAGGCAACTGGACGTTGTAT ATCCACCACAACCTTTGAAGAACCCATTGGAGCAGTTTGGATATATCATAGGACAACAAGGTGTCATTTCCATAACAATCGAAGCAAATCCTAAGCCAAAGATCGAGTGGTTTGTTGCTGAGCAGAATATCAAAGAGGGAAACAGTGACAGCACCGGAAGGATAGATGCGCAGCCTATTATAGAATTG GAACAAGGTCGTTACGAGGTGAACTTGAGGATGGCCGCAGTGCAAAAAGAAGACACCGAGAAAGAATACATCCTTGCCGCCCAGAATCAAATTGGTCGTCAAGAGTACCATGTGAGAATTTCAACGAATCCTGAACCAGAAG gtTTGGAATTAGGGCTCGGATCCTTAGTCGGAATCGTCGTAGCAATCTGTATCCTACTAATGGCagtttttctattaattttcgCTAAAACCACGGGAAGATGGTGTTTTTCTG GGGGCGCCACCGTCATCGACTACACTAGCGAAAACGGAACACGTCAAGGTCAGGACGGAATCTCTGGTGATGGAGTAGACAATCCTCATCACCAAGTTTCTCAAGAATACATTAATGGGAATGATCTTCCGATAAAAAAAGACGAAAAAATCAACACACAAGTTTAG